acaaaataagaaaaaccaaagagaaacaaaaaatggagaagaaaaaagaaaatcaaataaaaagggagaagaaaaaagaaaccAAACAGAATCCGAAGGAAAAACGAAGAGAACTTgtcaaacaaaaaaaagaaaaaaaccgTGAAAAAAAACAATGAAAAAACCGTCTTCGTTCGCCTCAAGTATATTACACGCCTAGTCGTGACCACGTGCGAGACATGGGCGCAGTTAAAAAATTAAAACAAAATAAACCAAAAAGAGATAAATGAAAAATAAAACCAAAGAAACAAATGTAGAAAGTAGAGAAAAAGAATGAAAGCACAACAAAAAAACGGAGAAGAAAAAAAGTAGaataaacaaaagaaaacaaaaaacattGAAAACCAAAGAAgcaaatgaaaaaagaaaaaattagagaagaaacaagaaaagaaaaaagaaaaaaaggtgaagaaaacagaataaaaaagaagaaaatggagaaaataaaataaaaaatacaaaaaaaaccAGTGAAAAACCAGTTCATTTTCTTCTAATAGGTTGCGCCCAGGCGAAACAACGTGTTTGGATGGTTAAAGGGACAGTGTTATCTCCAGCCCACAAAGTTTCAAATCCTGATGCTCGCATTATTTCtagatttatttcaggatttccggcgatgcgttttcaatgggaggagacgttcccatcgacgacgaggtgcctaaaATGACTTTGTAAATCTAAGTTGATATGCCGGCTCAATCTCTCAAAGGTGCTAATAGGGATAgattgtgcgtgtgtgcgttcatagggatgAGTATATGCGCGTATGTAttagcgcttgcgtctgtactgtatTCCAAAAATAAAAAAGGTTGCGCCCAGATAGTTTTAACACAAACTTGATATTGTCCTAGTGGCTAGTAGGGCAACGACCTGGACGTTCGAGTTTCAAATCCCACGCACTCCTCTTTACTTTTTGAAAACAAAGTCGCTAATGGGCTGGCCCGATCGCAGCGAAGAGCGCTAAGCGGCACAAAAGGCGCAGAATAGGAGCTCCCCATTGCATCCACATGATATGTTTTGCTTTTCTGTCATCATTTGATGCACTCGGCTAAAAAGCATGATGAGCTTCCAAGAAGAATCATCTGGCATGCCATCGGGTACAACACCGCTGCTTGAAGCTCGTTCAAGCATTCAAAATACAAGCAACATTGGCTGATCAGAAGAACCACCAAAAACAATCCAGCAGAAAACGGAAACACGAGAAGAATTGAAATCTTACGGCTCAACACAAGGACAAAGGCAATTTCAAGAATTCTGTCAAGCTTGTGGGCGACGTGGATGTAATAACCATTCTACCAGGAACCATCCTACTCCCAACTTAGCAAGCATCAGACCGGTACCACCTGGATTGTGCTGTCTGTAAATCAAACCCATACCTTATGTTGTGTACAggataaaaaaattcaaaacttGAGGAACCAAATCATCACCTTAGTCACCGCTAAGGAGACACTTGTATAAAAAATAGATATGGGAAAACAAATTCGTCTAAAAATGATGGGAGGAGAAAAGGCCTTGATTGAAAAATTTATAAACGCCAAGTGGAAACGGGCAAGAGCTACCAACAAAACCAACGAAATCAATAATGTATTTTAACATTCTGCCCACCTGGGCAAAATCTTCACCTTTGGTTTCTCTCATAACCTGTAAATACAAGACTTTGTATGACATGTTTTATTCCTCTGAGTCACCAACTACTTCATATCGCCCATAAAAAATGGACTACTTCGTATTGTTCTCCTCGCCCAATAACTTCACTATTCGCTGTGATTCACCTAGCAGACCCTGCATCTGCGGTGCATCCGAGATGTCTGGATCGTGCTGAACAATAAGCGTGAGGCTGTGCAAGCATTTTAGGTAGTGCTGCCTGAGGGCTTTCGACACCACGTTTCTTGTATGAGGCTGCAACAATTAGATATCGTGTCACAATGGCTGTTTAGTTCTTGTGCACTACAGATCCAACTGAACAGAAAGGCTGATGCTTCGTTGCGTGATTTTTGACAAATGTGGAGAAGGGTCTGACACAAACCTCGTTGTAAAGTGAAATACACCTGCGCAGAGCTTGTTCAACGTGTTGATAATCAAACTGAAATGAAGCAATCCAAGTCAGCAAAAATAGAACTGATAAAATTAAGTGATACTATAGGTAAATTAAGCATGAATTAACACAATGCAGAGGAAAGTTGATCAAGTACAGAAAAAATAAAACTATGTCTCGGTACCATTTCCGTATTGAAAAAAGCATCAGTGTTATATAGGACCTTTTCAAAATTATCTTTAAAATGGATGCACAATTTAGTATATCGAGCATCTATGAGAGGTTTATCTGGCCATATGAATAGCCGACATGTGTCTGATATGCGTACATCATCAATGTAGAAGTATCCATGCATCATATGTTCCAGAGGAAGCCTTATCAAGGAGTACCAACTTCTAGAGCAGGCATTGTTATATTACAGGCAAACAAATAAACAGTACAACATATAATTAGGTCATTGCCATATTAATAAATGAAGTATTGGAAAAATACCGCTGGTGCCTGTATTCTCTTTCTTGCAGCTTCAAGAAGTCCAACAACTTCAAGTGCTtgcaactataatagcaaagtaTCAATAAGAAAACTGGGATTCATGCATCTACCTAGTCAAGAAGATAACAATAATAATAGTGTTAATAAATCAATTTCCAATGTTTCACAATCCTAGGTACAGCACTGCGACATCAGGTTACAACTAAATTCACGTATGGTGGGAGATCATTCTTATGCAGAAATTTTCAGATACGATGCTAGTTATCTCTTCATGGAACATGGGGTTGACATAACATTCTTATCGTACAAAATCCCACAACAAAGGTAAAGGCAACCTGATGTTACATGGGAGCTTTATGATAACTTTGATCAGCTTGAAAATTTAAAGCACCAATGGCTTAAAAATGCAATCCTGAGAGTTACCAACAGAACTAATTCTTAACTGAtggaaagaaaaataaataaacatGAAAGCAGGTGAAAATTGTAAAAATGGCAGTAGAAGGGGTTGAGCATCATGAACAGGGTAGCATATAATAAGATAAATCCCTCAGGGTGAGTAGGAAGTAGAAACATACAAGTACAACTATTGCCCCAATCTTCTCTCTTTCCATGGCAAATGTGCTATTTAATTTTTTCCGATTCTCCCTTGAAGGATTCAATATTCCTTCCGTTATCCTACCATGATGAAATATTGAAGACTTCAGTAACATTAAACAATTCATTGGGCTACTTACCAGTATTCTAGGCAATAAATGTAATAAACATGTACAATGCAACACCATAGAAGGGATAACTCAAGTATAGAATAGCAATGAAAGCAGGCTTCAGTCAAACAGACCTGTGAATTAGATACCACCATTTTTTTATTTGAAATTTTGAGTTGAAATTTCACCAATGAAACGGTTCAGCTAATCTTTATGGGTAACACAAAATATGCCACCAGCAAGTTTAATGGTGAAATCATAGAGGCCAATAAGAAGAATACCTTTCAAAGGGATTAATcctcaaatttgagaaaatcctcGAGATTTCACTACAGTAATCTATGACATATGAAAACAAAACCACCTTTTGATGTGCTTCATGGGTTTATGGAGATAGAAACTCGGAACACACAAAAAAATGGAGCTAAATGGCAATACCTTATTGAATCATTGACAAGTTGTTTTGCCTTGACAAGGTGAGGCGTAGACAGATCATTGTTTACCTTGATATCACTAGTAATTTTAAGCAAAGTTAGCCTTGCCAAGTGTACCAATATACCTGCTACCTATAACAATGAGACCAGCATACAATAGGTAATCAATCACTGATAGAATGCAATTGTTCAACATAAATATATCTTTAGATTTCAAAAGCCAATTCAGATTGGCCGCAGCTATGTGGTGGGTATCAGGCTCCAGGGTTATAGGCCACGTGAGCCACGCCATCCTAGGCAGGCCATATGGGTCAATCCCATCTACATATATCAGACTTAACAACAAAATCTTAAGATGCATGCAACTTTAAGAGTTTCCGTGTAACAAAGCTTGTGATATATACTACCAAGTGTGACCATTAAGATAAACTGGTCACGATGCTTTCATTTGGTAACACGATGACATTCTGTTATAATCGAGAATCGGCTCAAAAGCCAAATACAAGGAAATGGCAAACCTCAAAATGATCTTCAGAGAGAATTTTCCTTCTGACAGTGAGGCATCTGAATATCATAAACAATTAAACCTGTAAGTAAGAAAACTTTAAAAATAGCCAAGGAGCTTAACGAACAACCTTTTTACCTTTCCAATAGTTCTTCTGATTCCTTCAAATTCCCTATGTTTTGAAGAGTAACACTTAAGGTTTCGGCTGCGGCTGTAGTATCCAATGAATTCCATCCCTACCAAACAGTTCCACAGATATATTTCAGTAGTTTACGTGTCATGGACTGATCACTGATGTCTATGGCAATATGGTTTCATGCTCTACACTGGGCCACTTAATCATTTATACACGCAGATCGTACTGAGTACTGAGGCAGCATTCCACATGACAACTTTGAGATGTTCGGATATAGAAATGAAAGTAAAATAGTGTCCCCTCATTTTCTGGATTCATGTCAACTTCAGTCAGTTTGGTATTTACTAAAACCAAACAGTATTTCGGTTTCATACCGTATTTACCGAACTAAACTAACTGGATGCACAAGCCTATGATTTAAGGCTCATATCAACTTCACATGACAGACCACTGAAGGAAGTATATGTTTAAAGCTATATAAGCATACCTTTGAAAGCTCCAGATTATGTAATATCTTCCTTTGCAAATTTTCAGCTTCAGCCAGTTGCTTTGACTTCACCAACTCCTAAAAAACAGTATATTAAACAAGAGCAAAAAATGCGCTCAAGGATGAAGTAAAATCACAAACAAGAATCACAGAGCAGAACTGGTCAGAGCATGCCATAAGAGAACTTAAGAAGAGTATGTACTCATTGCAGGGAACTTAAGAAGAGTGATCAGCAAACACATTTTTTAAGTTTAGTATGTCAATATCTGCATTTAGATAGAAGAAATGCTTTCAGCAAGGCAGATTTAAATAAGAGAAAGTACATCAGAGGCTGTTGTTTTTTATTGAATACTGCAGAAACTAAGAATTAGGAATCTGAAGAATAATTTAGCATATCAATTGGGGACACTTTAGGTGTCATCTAAAATTTCCACTCTCTGCCCACCTCTAAAATGTTCTTCCAACTGATTGTACATAATCACACTAAATATTTTACTAAAGGATCCTTGAACCTTGAAAGGAAGCCGCGATAAAAGAGACCTCTAAATTGGACGCTAGCCTCATGCTTTGACGTATAAACCCGTCCAAGCTaaccctctccctctctccccaGGTGAAGATCAAGGTGTGCCTGAAAGTGTTGTTTTGCTCACCGTCAAATATCAGTGTCGCATTGTATTTATATTTTAAATATGCAACTTCTGGCATTCATGGCATGTGTTTGTTTTGTTTCCAGTTTCCTACCCTGACGATGCTTTTGCCCTTGTTTGTTTTGTATTCAGTTTCAAATCTGTCCACATGGGTGTGTAACTCTGTTCCTGCCTTTTCAATACAACAGAACACAAAGCTTCTGCGTTTTCTCGAGAGAAAAGAAACATCAAAGAGCATGGCTACAGCATTTCTTTTATAAACATCAACATAGTAgaaacccctatgcataagtttgGAAAGCATAGTGGTTTATTGAGAGCTATAACATATTTGATAAAGGTGCTTACCAAAGAGAGAAACTTCATTCTTTGTATGCACGCAGGTGATTCGCCAAGTCCAGCTTCCTAATTAGCCCTCGTTAAACCCTTTCATGCACAAAAAAGAGATTAAGATCTACTCCTAAATGATAAACATACCTCAAGTATCCTAATAGACTCTCGAATAAGAGCTTCTGCATCTTTTCCTTTTCCTTGTTGACTTAAAACCTACGAACAGGAAAAGATATGTTTAGCCTTTTTCTGGCACAACACAGTTAGAAAGCTTGAAAATGCATTTCTCTGGTAAATAGTTGCAAATGGTTCCATCTATTTAGGAGACTGTAAAAATTAGGGAAATGCTCAAGAAAACACAGTTTAGAGTGAGCTCAAAAAGGGCATAAGCGCTTCAATAAGGGTGAAAGTGTGAGCCTTGAAGATAGAACATTTAATATTTACTCGATGACATGTGGGGTCATTAGAATAAGGCACCCGCATATCAGTAATATCGTCCAAACCACCCTCATCCATTTATTCACCCATCACTTGTGTCCTCGGTCATGATTAACAAAGCTCGCAAAAAGGAAAATTTTAAAACTACGTGACTCTCTCGCACCAAAACTGTTGGACTCTCGCCTAGCTGCCCCGTTCGTCCGCGAAAAAAAAGAGGTCACATGTTTTATTTCCTGTGAAATTGATGGCAATAGGGTATGGTTCACTGTTCATCTTTTCTCCATTCCAA
This sequence is a window from Aegilops tauschii subsp. strangulata cultivar AL8/78 chromosome 7, Aet v6.0, whole genome shotgun sequence. Protein-coding genes within it:
- the LOC109783123 gene encoding uncharacterized protein, which gives rise to MYSRRRLLSLLRHALLAPAGRLAAAPPSRSFSLPRAAVGAASTSGSSDGHFSCKGSTYAAILIGQAAVVLGLSSNSVLAQDDLVAPAATSEHADVNVTGLRRIEDGSVISNEHTIKWRMCTDKAREFFMEGKLDEAEKLFKAALQEAKEGFGLRDPHAASALNNLAEFYRLRKEYEKAEPLYLEAIEILEQSFGPDDIRVGAAFRNLGQYYYIQRRFDQAQTCFERALKIEGRVMGLGNPDYANTMYLLAKVLSQQGKGKDAEALIRESIRILEEAGLGESPACIQRMKFLSLELVKSKQLAEAENLQRKILHNLELSKGWNSLDTTAAAETLSVTLQNIGNLKESEELLERCLTVRRKILSEDHFEVAGILVHLARLTLLKITSDIKVNNDLSTPHLVKAKQLVNDSIRITEGILNPSRENRKKLNSTFAMEREKIGAIVVLLQALEVVGLLEAARKRIQAPAFDYQHVEQALRRCISLYNEPHTRNVVSKALRQHYLKCLHSLTLIVQHDPDISDAPQMQGLLGESQRIVKLLGEENNTK